The Antennarius striatus isolate MH-2024 chromosome 11, ASM4005453v1, whole genome shotgun sequence genome window below encodes:
- the gdf10b gene encoding growth/differentiation factor 10b gives MVCLLGMELSRFHDVILFLTCIQAVALAVYVEPPTNVTLHCHNMKNTLEWSYNRQMQGLKFKVNILTVLRTYEPIIVESPTLQADISFLSDPKDDYFVTVNAVIGNDSSTEAPPEEITFSYFKDSQANQKCFVDFPSVNVTAQQDGEVFFLFNHPGLLYNHNLPASRNRRHQKKNLNANIRKPLPEFTYDVVVINQKMLPQRFSCEESVCKGKLAADPGQEKHCLKVKGELEKIAVKATQEYCTNTTHEPNKLIYIPIIVAFLLICGVLAFVFFIVYKKKTKSSSPLPRSMMFTSRLRQWTSGTVQEPVQVPEVEPKSPTPLLTPKEKECKESPTRRSSTEADLSSIGEDETQSYGGASNYEKRVVLVQLSPDEETEGYRERS, from the exons ATGGTTTGTCTTTTGGGAATGGAGCTCTCCAGATTCCATGATGTTATCCTGTTTCTCACCTGCATCCAGGCTGTCGCGTTAGCCGTCTACG tGGAACCGCCAACCAATGTGACCCTTCATTGCCACAATATGAAGAACACGCTGGAGTGGAGTTACAACCGTCAGATGCAAGGACTTAAATTCAAAGTCAACATTTTGACAGTATTACG GACTTATGAACCCATTATTGTGGAATCACCAACTCTCCAAGCGGACATTTCATTTCTGTCCGATCCCAAGGACGACTACTTTGTTACTGTAAATGCCGTGATTGGAAATGATAGTTCCACAGAAGCTCCTCCTGAGGAAATCACTTTCAGCTATTTCAAAGACTCCCAGGCCAATCAGAAAT GTTTTGTCGACTTTCCATCTGTGAATGTCACTGCACAACAGGATGGCGAAGTCTTCTTTCTCTTCAATCATCCGGGCTTGTTGTACAACCACAACTTGCCAGCCAGCCGAAACAGAAGACATCAGAAGAAGAACCTCAATGCAAACATCAGAAAACCGCTGCCTGAATTTACGTACGACGTTGTGGTCATCAACCAG aaGATGCTCCCTCAGAGGTTCAGCTGTGAAGAGAGTGTGTGTAAAGGAAAGCTGGCAGCTGATCCCGGCCAAGAGAAGCATTGTCTGAAAGTGAAGGGAGAGCTGGAGAAAATCGCCGTTAAAGCCACACAGGAGTACTGCACCAACACAACGCATGAACCAAACA AGCTCATCTACATCCCCATCATTGTGGCCTTCCTCTTGATCTGTGGTGTACTTgcttttgtcttcttcatcGTGTACAAGAAAAAGACCAAATCCTCTAGTCCTTTACCAAGATCTATG ATGTTCACGAGTCGACTGAGACAGTGGACCTCTGGGACAGTTCAAGAGCCAGTCCAGGTGCCAGAGGTGGAGCCTAAGTCACCCACACCTCTTCTGACACCCAAAGAGAAGGAATGCAAAGAATCACCCACTCGTCGTTCTTCCACCGAGGCAGACCTCAGTAGCATCGGTGAAGATGAGACCCAGAGCTACGGAGGAGCTTCCAATTATGAAAAACGTGTGGTGCTGGTCCAGTTGTCGCCAGACGAGGAGACAGAAGGCTACCGTGAAAGGAGCTAA
- the il22ra2 gene encoding interleukin-22 receptor subunit alpha-2, with translation MTRLLLGVVLLGNLGVTVQVTLPPPTKVRFDSVDYKNILRWTPPNNSTSLHYYAQWKIYGERQWFDVDGCQGIQSLQCDLSQVTSEPREWYYARVRASLPPNKSAWSISQRFSPSWNTQISPPVLKLTVREQEIVVHMKPPKPTVLKLHGSLIYKIYLKHTSGEEEVFEMECCLNKLTLKGLNHKAKYCFQAQILAPLQAKLGTRSSIKCVTTL, from the exons ATGACCCGTCTGCTGCTGGGAGTCGTGCTGCTGGGGAACCTGGGAGTCACCGTCCAAG TGACACTTCCTCCGCCCACAAAGGTGAGATTTGACTCTGTGGATTATAAAAACATCCTACGCTGGACCCCACCGAACAACAGCACCTCCCTGCACTATTACGCCCAGTGGAAGAT TTATGGAGAACGTCAGTGGTTCGATGTGGACGGCTGTCAGGGGATCCAAAGCCTCCAGTGTGACCTGAGCCAGGTCACCTCTGAACCCAGAGAGTGGTACTACGCTAGAGTTAGGGCATCCCTGCCCCCCAACAAATCAGCCTGGTCCATATCCCAGAGATTCAGCCCTTCCTGGAACA CCCAAATCAGCCCTCCTGTCCTGAAGCTGACCGTCAGAGAGCAGGAGATCGTGGTTCATATGAAACCCCCCAAACCCACAGTCCTGAAGCTGCATGGCAGTCTGATCTACAAGATCTACCTGAAACACACTAGTGGAGAGGAG GAGGTGTTTGAGATGGAGTGCTGTTTGAACAAGCTGACACTCAAAGGGCTCAACCACAAGGCCAAATACTGCTTCCAAGCCCAGATCCTCGCCCCCCTCCAGGCCAAGCTTGGAACCCGCAGCTCCATCAAGTGTGTCACTACTCTCTGA
- the map3k21 gene encoding mitogen-activated protein kinase kinase kinase 21 isoform X2, translated as MNVSQAAFPNGEGRSGGTGTVDHAWTDSPTIRAWAHSAPLCPTRSLWTAAYDYEASGEDELSLRRGDVVEVLSKDAAISGDEGWWTGKINHRVGIFPSNYVTYQPAIYRLPATSGSVGVPERVPSSPVQIPFSELVLEEIIGVGGFGKVYRGTWKDQEVAVKAARQDPDEDITATAGSVKQEAKLFSMLQHPNIIKLEGVCLEEPNLCLVMEYARGGTLNRALTGRRIPPHILVNWAVQIARGMHYLHEEAVVPIIHRDLKSSNILLLEKIENDDIGRKTLKITDFGLAREWHKTTKMSAAGTYSWMAPEVIKSSLFSKGSDVWGYGVLLWELLTGEVPYRGIDGLAVAYGVAVNKLTLPIPSTCPEPFAKLMEECWDQDPHVRPSFSCILDQLSAIEEAVMATMPQDSFHSMQDDWRVEIQEMFDELRTKEKELRSREEELTRAALQQKSQEELLKRREQQLAEREINVLERELNILIFQLNKDKPNVKKRKGKFKRSRLKLKDGNRISLPSDFQHKITVQASPSMDKRRSLHSTSSSPPSSPTLIPRLRAIQLTQDESNRTWGRSSLFRPEEFDDVKKGIKKKGRTWGPSSVQSKERPAAAERVRPLSDGSNPWSTSLVKSQKSVPLAALFAEQAGAGKDEGLSQECDSSSKPKQLKFPNQVYIDLPLWRDDQQPQSPGGHCGPGDAGVGTGGQCGPQETADDPYTTTSTSSTSTTPQLTPTNSLKRTTARRKTDSVLYGCGSLLASVVLGYDIREALKNSAPGDDGEPPREEKEKKKKEGLFQRATRFRRSTSPPSGRSRKEEATSNQTSTQPANLISMSAIMECNSTKCLLQSEVGILESSPGKVEAAAAGHHADPSKPSPAACTDSQCNRTNKQTPVQTQSQPPEQSKLSNQNTGTRLRRKKYTNHNTNGPPAVPPPATQKKQDKEHGVSEKPPGGEAFSRPRPVSFRAKPHAWALLRGRNKSYSLGHYSGEKTAQNLSVVLSSEVGVGCSLLDMDTEGQKRDCTVPLCRIQSSPGRPSVFELEKEFLS; from the exons ATGAATGTCTCGCAGGCCGCTTTCCCAAACGGTGAAGGGCGGTCGGGCGGCACCGGGACCGTAGATCATGCTTGGACGGATTCGCCCACGATTCGGGCCTGGGCTCACTCTGCCCCGCTGTGCCCGACGCGGTCCCTGTGGACAGCTGCGTACGACTACGAGGCGAGCGGCGAGGACGAGCTCAGCCTCAGGCGAGGGGACGTGGTGGAGGTTCTGTCGAAGGACGCAGCGATCTCTGGGGACGAAGGTTGGTGGACGGGGAAAATCAACCACCGGGTCGGGATCTTCCCCTCCAACTATGTCACCTATCAGCCCGCTATTTACCGGCTACCCGCTACAAGTGGTTCGGTGGGTGTACCGGAGCGAGTTCCGAGCTCGCCCGTCCAGATCCCTTTCAGTGAACTGGTGCTGGAGGAGATCATAGGCGTTGGTGGATTTGGAAAAGTTTACCGGGGCACATGGAAAGATCAGGAGGTTGCAGTGAAAGCGGCACGGCAAGACCCAGACGAGGATATTACAGCCACCGCCGGCAGTGTTAAACAAGAAGCCAAACTTTTCTCCATGCTGCAGCACCCCAACATTATTAAACTGGAAGGAGTATGTTTGGAGGAGCCCAACCTGTGCCTGGTTATGGAGTATGCCCGAGGCGGGACACTGAACCGGGCACTGACCGGAAGACGCATCCCTCCACACATTCTGGTCAACTGGGCTGTGCAGATCGCTCGCGGGATGCACTACCTGCACGAGGAGGCCGTGGTACCCATAATCCACCGAGACCTCAAGTCTAGCAACA ttttattactTGAAAAGATTGAAAATGACGACATCGGGAGGAAGACCCTGAAAATAACAGATTTCGGTCTGGCCAGGGAATGGCACAAAACCACGAAAATGTCAGCTGCGGGCACTTATTCCTGGATGGCCCCCGAGGTCATCAAGTCATCTCTCTTCTCCAAAGGCAGTGACGTCTGGGG TTATGGCGTCTTGCTGTGGGAGCTGCTAACTGGGGAGGTTCCATACCGTGGAATCGATGGCCTGGCTGTGGCTTACGGTGTGGCAGTCAACAAGTTAACTCTACCTATCCCCTCCACTTGCCCTGAACCCTTTGCCAAGCTCATGGAAG AGTGCTGGGACCAGGACCCCCATGTGCGTCCCTCCTTTTCCTGCATCCTGGATCAGCTGTCTGCTATCGAGGAGGCAGTGATGGCCACCATGCCCCAGGACTCCTTCCACAGCATGCAGGACGACTGGCGTGTGGAGATCCAGGAGATGTTTGATGAGCTGAGGACCAAAGAGAAG GAGCTACGTTCCAGAGAGGAGGAGCTGACACGGGCTGCCCTCCAACAGAAGTCTCAGGAGGAACTGCTGAAGCGTCGCGAGCAGCAGCTGGCAGAGCGGGAGATCAACGTGCTGGAGAGGGAGCTCAACATCCTCATCTTCCAGCTCAACAAAGATAAGCCCAatgtgaagaagaggaaagggaaATTCAAACGTTCCCGCCTTAAACTGAAGGATGGAAACCGTATCAGCCTGCCGTCAG ACTTCCAGCATAAGATCACGGTGCAGGCGTCGCCTTCCATGGACAAGAGACGAAGCCTTCATAGCACCAGCTCTTCCCCTCCCAGCAGTCCCACGCTCATTCCCCGACTACGAGCCATTCAGC TGACTCAAGATGAGAGCAATCGTACGTGGGGCCGCAGCTCCCTCTTCAGGCCGGAGGAGTTTGATGACGTGAAAAAGGGAatcaaaaagaaaggaaggaccTGGGGCCCCAGTTCAGTCCAGAGCAAAGAAAGGCCTGCTGCTGCCGAGAG GGTGCGTCCTCTGTCAGATGGCAGTAACCCCTGGTCCACCAGCTTGGTTAAGTCCCAGAAGTCTGTCCCTCTTGCTGCCCTGTTTGCTGAACAAG CGGGGGCAGGTAAAGACGAGGGACTCTCACAGGAATGTGACAGCAGCTCCAAGCCAAAGCAGCTCAAGTTCCCCAACCAGGTGTACATCGATCTACCTCTGTGGAGGGACGACCAGCAGCCTCAGAGCCCCGGTGGGCACTGTGGGCCGGGAGACGCAGGGGTTGGGACGGGGGGTCAGTGCGGCCCGCAAGAGACCGCAGACGACCCCTACACCACCACGTCAACTTcgtccacctccaccaccccaCAGCTCACCCCCACCAACAGCCTGAAGCGGACGACGGCTCGCCGGAAGACCGACTCGGTCTTGTACGGCTGCGGATCGCTGCTAGCTTCGGTCGTGCTCGGTTACGACATCAGGGAGGCGCTCAAAAACTCGGCCCCCGGTGATGACGGCGAGCCCCCGCgcgaggagaaagagaagaagaagaaggagggcCTGTTTCAGCGTGCGACCAGGTTCCGCCGCAGCACTTCACCACCAAGCGGCCGCTCCCGCAAAGAGGAGGCGACGTCAAACCAGACCTCCACCCAACCGGCCAATCTCATCTCCATGTCGGCCATTATGGAATGCAACTCCACCAAGTGTCTCTTACAGTCCGAGGTGGGGATATTAGAGTCCAGCCCTGGGAAGGTCGAAGCAGCGGCCGCCGGTCATCACGCAGACCCATCCAAGCCCAGTCCAGCAGCCTGCACAGACAGCCAGTGTAACCGGACTAACAAACAGACACCAGTGCAAACCCAAAGTCAGCCACCAGAGCAGAGCAAGCTGAGCAATCAGAACACAGGAACACGCTTACGCAGAAAGAAATACACCAACCACAATA CCAATGGCCCGCCTGCTGTGCCCCCCCCAGCGACACAGAAGAAACAGGACAAGGAGCATGGCGTGTCTGAGAAGCCTCCGGGTGGGGAGGCCTTTTCCAGACCGCGACCGGTGTCGTTCAGGGCCAAACCCCACGCCTGGGCCCTGCTGCGGGGACGCAACAAGAGCTACTCCCTGGGCCACTACTCCGGAGAGAAAACGGCACAAAACCTGAGTGTGGTGCTGTCCTCGGAGGTGGGGGTGGGCTGCTCCCTGCTGGACATGGACACAGAGGGCCAGAAACGAGACTGTACCGTTCCCCTCTGCCGTATTCAGAGTTCCCCCGGCCGGCCCTCCGTCTTCGAGCTGGAGAAAGAGTTCCTCTCCTGA
- the map3k21 gene encoding mitogen-activated protein kinase kinase kinase 21 isoform X1 — MNVSQAAFPNGEGRSGGTGTVDHAWTDSPTIRAWAHSAPLCPTRSLWTAAYDYEASGEDELSLRRGDVVEVLSKDAAISGDEGWWTGKINHRVGIFPSNYVTYQPAIYRLPATSGSVGVPERVPSSPVQIPFSELVLEEIIGVGGFGKVYRGTWKDQEVAVKAARQDPDEDITATAGSVKQEAKLFSMLQHPNIIKLEGVCLEEPNLCLVMEYARGGTLNRALTGRRIPPHILVNWAVQIARGMHYLHEEAVVPIIHRDLKSSNILLLEKIENDDIGRKTLKITDFGLAREWHKTTKMSAAGTYSWMAPEVIKSSLFSKGSDVWGYGVLLWELLTGEVPYRGIDGLAVAYGVAVNKLTLPIPSTCPEPFAKLMEECWDQDPHVRPSFSCILDQLSAIEEAVMATMPQDSFHSMQDDWRVEIQEMFDELRTKEKELRSREEELTRAALQQKSQEELLKRREQQLAEREINVLERELNILIFQLNKDKPNVKKRKGKFKRSRLKLKDGNRISLPSDFQHKITVQASPSMDKRRSLHSTSSSPPSSPTLIPRLRAIQLISRVQKGSLHVYQQEVDLTSELAANCGLRGKVTQDESNRTWGRSSLFRPEEFDDVKKGIKKKGRTWGPSSVQSKERPAAAERVRPLSDGSNPWSTSLVKSQKSVPLAALFAEQAGAGKDEGLSQECDSSSKPKQLKFPNQVYIDLPLWRDDQQPQSPGGHCGPGDAGVGTGGQCGPQETADDPYTTTSTSSTSTTPQLTPTNSLKRTTARRKTDSVLYGCGSLLASVVLGYDIREALKNSAPGDDGEPPREEKEKKKKEGLFQRATRFRRSTSPPSGRSRKEEATSNQTSTQPANLISMSAIMECNSTKCLLQSEVGILESSPGKVEAAAAGHHADPSKPSPAACTDSQCNRTNKQTPVQTQSQPPEQSKLSNQNTGTRLRRKKYTNHNTNGPPAVPPPATQKKQDKEHGVSEKPPGGEAFSRPRPVSFRAKPHAWALLRGRNKSYSLGHYSGEKTAQNLSVVLSSEVGVGCSLLDMDTEGQKRDCTVPLCRIQSSPGRPSVFELEKEFLS, encoded by the exons ATGAATGTCTCGCAGGCCGCTTTCCCAAACGGTGAAGGGCGGTCGGGCGGCACCGGGACCGTAGATCATGCTTGGACGGATTCGCCCACGATTCGGGCCTGGGCTCACTCTGCCCCGCTGTGCCCGACGCGGTCCCTGTGGACAGCTGCGTACGACTACGAGGCGAGCGGCGAGGACGAGCTCAGCCTCAGGCGAGGGGACGTGGTGGAGGTTCTGTCGAAGGACGCAGCGATCTCTGGGGACGAAGGTTGGTGGACGGGGAAAATCAACCACCGGGTCGGGATCTTCCCCTCCAACTATGTCACCTATCAGCCCGCTATTTACCGGCTACCCGCTACAAGTGGTTCGGTGGGTGTACCGGAGCGAGTTCCGAGCTCGCCCGTCCAGATCCCTTTCAGTGAACTGGTGCTGGAGGAGATCATAGGCGTTGGTGGATTTGGAAAAGTTTACCGGGGCACATGGAAAGATCAGGAGGTTGCAGTGAAAGCGGCACGGCAAGACCCAGACGAGGATATTACAGCCACCGCCGGCAGTGTTAAACAAGAAGCCAAACTTTTCTCCATGCTGCAGCACCCCAACATTATTAAACTGGAAGGAGTATGTTTGGAGGAGCCCAACCTGTGCCTGGTTATGGAGTATGCCCGAGGCGGGACACTGAACCGGGCACTGACCGGAAGACGCATCCCTCCACACATTCTGGTCAACTGGGCTGTGCAGATCGCTCGCGGGATGCACTACCTGCACGAGGAGGCCGTGGTACCCATAATCCACCGAGACCTCAAGTCTAGCAACA ttttattactTGAAAAGATTGAAAATGACGACATCGGGAGGAAGACCCTGAAAATAACAGATTTCGGTCTGGCCAGGGAATGGCACAAAACCACGAAAATGTCAGCTGCGGGCACTTATTCCTGGATGGCCCCCGAGGTCATCAAGTCATCTCTCTTCTCCAAAGGCAGTGACGTCTGGGG TTATGGCGTCTTGCTGTGGGAGCTGCTAACTGGGGAGGTTCCATACCGTGGAATCGATGGCCTGGCTGTGGCTTACGGTGTGGCAGTCAACAAGTTAACTCTACCTATCCCCTCCACTTGCCCTGAACCCTTTGCCAAGCTCATGGAAG AGTGCTGGGACCAGGACCCCCATGTGCGTCCCTCCTTTTCCTGCATCCTGGATCAGCTGTCTGCTATCGAGGAGGCAGTGATGGCCACCATGCCCCAGGACTCCTTCCACAGCATGCAGGACGACTGGCGTGTGGAGATCCAGGAGATGTTTGATGAGCTGAGGACCAAAGAGAAG GAGCTACGTTCCAGAGAGGAGGAGCTGACACGGGCTGCCCTCCAACAGAAGTCTCAGGAGGAACTGCTGAAGCGTCGCGAGCAGCAGCTGGCAGAGCGGGAGATCAACGTGCTGGAGAGGGAGCTCAACATCCTCATCTTCCAGCTCAACAAAGATAAGCCCAatgtgaagaagaggaaagggaaATTCAAACGTTCCCGCCTTAAACTGAAGGATGGAAACCGTATCAGCCTGCCGTCAG ACTTCCAGCATAAGATCACGGTGCAGGCGTCGCCTTCCATGGACAAGAGACGAAGCCTTCATAGCACCAGCTCTTCCCCTCCCAGCAGTCCCACGCTCATTCCCCGACTACGAGCCATTCAGC TGATTTCCCGTGTGCAGAAAGGCAGTTTGCATGTTTACCAACAGGAGGTCGATCTGACCAGCGAGCTCGCAGCAAACTGTGGGCTCAGAGGCAAAG TGACTCAAGATGAGAGCAATCGTACGTGGGGCCGCAGCTCCCTCTTCAGGCCGGAGGAGTTTGATGACGTGAAAAAGGGAatcaaaaagaaaggaaggaccTGGGGCCCCAGTTCAGTCCAGAGCAAAGAAAGGCCTGCTGCTGCCGAGAG GGTGCGTCCTCTGTCAGATGGCAGTAACCCCTGGTCCACCAGCTTGGTTAAGTCCCAGAAGTCTGTCCCTCTTGCTGCCCTGTTTGCTGAACAAG CGGGGGCAGGTAAAGACGAGGGACTCTCACAGGAATGTGACAGCAGCTCCAAGCCAAAGCAGCTCAAGTTCCCCAACCAGGTGTACATCGATCTACCTCTGTGGAGGGACGACCAGCAGCCTCAGAGCCCCGGTGGGCACTGTGGGCCGGGAGACGCAGGGGTTGGGACGGGGGGTCAGTGCGGCCCGCAAGAGACCGCAGACGACCCCTACACCACCACGTCAACTTcgtccacctccaccaccccaCAGCTCACCCCCACCAACAGCCTGAAGCGGACGACGGCTCGCCGGAAGACCGACTCGGTCTTGTACGGCTGCGGATCGCTGCTAGCTTCGGTCGTGCTCGGTTACGACATCAGGGAGGCGCTCAAAAACTCGGCCCCCGGTGATGACGGCGAGCCCCCGCgcgaggagaaagagaagaagaagaaggagggcCTGTTTCAGCGTGCGACCAGGTTCCGCCGCAGCACTTCACCACCAAGCGGCCGCTCCCGCAAAGAGGAGGCGACGTCAAACCAGACCTCCACCCAACCGGCCAATCTCATCTCCATGTCGGCCATTATGGAATGCAACTCCACCAAGTGTCTCTTACAGTCCGAGGTGGGGATATTAGAGTCCAGCCCTGGGAAGGTCGAAGCAGCGGCCGCCGGTCATCACGCAGACCCATCCAAGCCCAGTCCAGCAGCCTGCACAGACAGCCAGTGTAACCGGACTAACAAACAGACACCAGTGCAAACCCAAAGTCAGCCACCAGAGCAGAGCAAGCTGAGCAATCAGAACACAGGAACACGCTTACGCAGAAAGAAATACACCAACCACAATA CCAATGGCCCGCCTGCTGTGCCCCCCCCAGCGACACAGAAGAAACAGGACAAGGAGCATGGCGTGTCTGAGAAGCCTCCGGGTGGGGAGGCCTTTTCCAGACCGCGACCGGTGTCGTTCAGGGCCAAACCCCACGCCTGGGCCCTGCTGCGGGGACGCAACAAGAGCTACTCCCTGGGCCACTACTCCGGAGAGAAAACGGCACAAAACCTGAGTGTGGTGCTGTCCTCGGAGGTGGGGGTGGGCTGCTCCCTGCTGGACATGGACACAGAGGGCCAGAAACGAGACTGTACCGTTCCCCTCTGCCGTATTCAGAGTTCCCCCGGCCGGCCCTCCGTCTTCGAGCTGGAGAAAGAGTTCCTCTCCTGA